The region ATCTTTTTCTTTCTCGATTTGTTTCAATTCTTTTTGCTTTATGTCAATTTTTCCCGACAGATTTTGAATAGCATTTGTCAGTTCCGATATTTGCTTGTGTGGATTCTGGCTCGAAAGTTTTTCTAATCTGCCCCTAAAATCTGCTAATCGAGCCTGATATTTTTCATGCTCAGATTCCAGTTTTCTGACTATTTCACTTATCTTTTCTTGCATTGCTTTGATTGTTTTCTTTGGGGAAATCACGTCAAAGACAATATCATTTATCTCAGATCTCCTTGCAGTTAAAAGGTGAGCTGCCCTGCCCTGAGGCAGGAAAAATGTCGTTATAAAACTGTCGTAAGAGATGTCCATGATTTTTCTCAATTCTTTATCTACCAGAGTCCTGTGCGTGGTAACAACTGCGTTGTTTTCAGACAGAGATGCCTCGGAACCGCCGGAAGCTTTGATGCGCCTTATGACTTCGTACTTTTTTCCATTTCTCAGAAACGAGAACTTGATCTGACAGCTTGAGGATCTCGAACGAATATACTCTGACGGACTTTTTTTCCCGTATCTGACTCCTGTTCCATATAGTGCAAAAACAATTGCTTCAAGTAAAGAAGATTTTCCAGCGCCGTTTTGCCCAATTATAAGAAAGACGCCATCTTTGAAAGATAAATTGCATTTTTTAATACCGAGAAAATTCTCTATTTCAATTGTCAGTGGCCTCAGTTTGCTCAACCTCCCTGAACAACTTTTCAACCAATTTGACCATTGGTTGTTCCAGATTTCCGTATTTTCCTTTTATATATGCTTGGTACAGTTGGATTATGTCAAATTTTTGTTGGTTTAAATTTTGATATCCACCTTTTTCGTGCTCGTTTCTAAACTCTACTTTTTTAACGCACTCGAAATTTTCCATCAGATACTTTCTTACCTCGTTCGACGGCGGTGCATTGAAAATGACTCTCACATAACCTTCAAAAGATTTCAGTTCATTACTGAGGGATTCAAGAGATTGTTCTGAATAGTCTGTTTTTCTAAAGGTTTTAAGTTGTTTTCTTGGTGTATCAACGATTCTAATTTTTGTCCTTTCTCCCGAGAAATCGACAATGATAGCTCCTTTTCTATCTTTTTCCTCACCAAAATCCATAGCTATCGGGGAACCTGCATAACACATTAAAGGTGATTGCTCCACAATACTCAACGCATGTATGTGGCCAAGGGCTACATAATCCAGCCCGGTTGGTATCATGGATGCTTTAATCTGTACTTCCATTGAATTTTCTCTTTCAGATTCTATCAGACCTTCTATCATGATGTGAGCTGCTAAAAGGTTTATTTTTTCCCGGTCGATATTGTTTCTGATATCTGTGAAGACACTGCTAAGATAATCGCCAGCAAAGTCATTCGATTCATCAAGTGTCTTTTGAAAATCCAGATATGGCAGGAAAAAGAGTTTGAACTCGCCAGATGATATTTCCGTCCGTGAATCTATAATATGCAGATTTTTGACGGGCAGGTTTTTCAAAGCTTTGATTCCCCTCCAGTCGTGATTACCAAGGACAAGAAAAGTTGGAGCAAGACTTGAAAATTCTGCCAGGATATTTGTGAGAACATTGAGAGCTTCTATTTTTGGTGAAATTTTGTTGTGTACCACATCGCCAGTTATAATTATCAGATCAACTGATTCTTTCTTCGCGGCAGTAACAAGAAACCTCAACGCATTCTCGGTTTCGGCGAGTCTATCAACAGTCTTGGAGCCCGTCCACGATTCTAAGCCAAGGTGCCAGTCGGAAGTATGAAGTATTTTCAACTCATTCACCAGCCTTAAAAACGTTTTCTTCGAAGGGAAAACGATGATTTTGAACGTCTGAGACATAATTTTTGACAGCTTCTAAGGAAATTTGGAAGAGATTACTGTAACGCTTTGCAAATTTTGGTAGAAAAGATGGATTCATTCCGAGCAGATCATTTATAACCAGGATCTGACCATCGCAAAATCTACCTGAACCAATACCTATTGTAGGTATAGAAAGATTTTCTGTTATCATTTTGGCAGTTTCTTCAACAACCATTTCAAGCACGATTGAAAAGACGCCTGCTTCTTCAAGCGCTTTTGCTTCTTCAAGGAGGTATTTCGCGGATTTATCGCCCTTGCCCTGAACTTTATATCCTCCAAACACATTCACCGATTGTGGTGTTAATCCAAGGTGACCCATGACAGGTATTCCTGATTTCACTATTCTTTCTATTGTCGTTGAAAAAAAAGATCCCCCTTCAAGCTTTACAGCATTCGCGCCAGCTTCTTTTAGAAATCTACCGGCGTTTCTCACCGCTTCGTCTGAAGAACATTGATACGATAAAAACGGCATATCTGCTATTATAAAAGCCTCGGG is a window of Pseudothermotoga elfii DSM 9442 = NBRC 107921 DNA encoding:
- a CDS encoding metallophosphoesterase family protein, with protein sequence MKILHTSDWHLGLESWTGSKTVDRLAETENALRFLVTAAKKESVDLIIITGDVVHNKISPKIEALNVLTNILAEFSSLAPTFLVLGNHDWRGIKALKNLPVKNLHIIDSRTEISSGEFKLFFLPYLDFQKTLDESNDFAGDYLSSVFTDIRNNIDREKINLLAAHIMIEGLIESERENSMEVQIKASMIPTGLDYVALGHIHALSIVEQSPLMCYAGSPIAMDFGEEKDRKGAIIVDFSGERTKIRIVDTPRKQLKTFRKTDYSEQSLESLSNELKSFEGYVRVIFNAPPSNEVRKYLMENFECVKKVEFRNEHEKGGYQNLNQQKFDIIQLYQAYIKGKYGNLEQPMVKLVEKLFREVEQTEATDN
- the panB gene encoding 3-methyl-2-oxobutanoate hydroxymethyltransferase translates to MNVNKFKSMKGKKPIVMLTAYDSVFASIVHQAGVDAILVGDSLANNVLGYSDTLPATMEDMIRHTQAVRRGAPEAFIIADMPFLSYQCSSDEAVRNAGRFLKEAGANAVKLEGGSFFSTTIERIVKSGIPVMGHLGLTPQSVNVFGGYKVQGKGDKSAKYLLEEAKALEEAGVFSIVLEMVVEETAKMITENLSIPTIGIGSGRFCDGQILVINDLLGMNPSFLPKFAKRYSNLFQISLEAVKNYVSDVQNHRFPFEENVFKAGE